Proteins encoded by one window of Emticicia oligotrophica DSM 17448:
- a CDS encoding aminoglycoside 6-adenylyltransferase, translated as MQITFEMNIQQAFAQNCIEVLKDDSSIIGLAAAGSWITNEIDQFSDLDLVLVTKEKITHDKNLMLTYAKRLGHFLSGFTGEHVGEPRVLICLYDSPLLHVDIKFVTLEEFAYRIENPVILLDTDNQLQKIIEHTHYNFPYPDYQWIEDRFWIWVHYALLKIGRGELTEALDFMGFMRMVVLGPLLHIKNENLPRGVRKVETQITKNDFADLKATIPSYDRKSLLESLSKAIEIYRNLRVQLFSSEIQFQQETELRVMQYFEEIKQMNDH; from the coding sequence ATGCAAATAACATTTGAAATGAACATACAACAAGCCTTTGCACAAAATTGTATTGAAGTTTTAAAAGATGATAGTTCTATCATTGGACTAGCCGCAGCTGGTTCTTGGATTACAAATGAAATTGATCAATTTTCAGACCTTGATTTGGTTTTAGTAACAAAAGAGAAAATCACGCATGATAAAAATTTAATGCTCACTTACGCTAAACGTCTAGGGCATTTTTTATCGGGATTCACGGGCGAACACGTGGGTGAACCTCGTGTGCTGATTTGTTTATACGATTCACCTCTTTTGCACGTAGATATTAAGTTTGTTACATTAGAAGAGTTTGCGTATCGAATTGAAAACCCTGTTATTTTGCTCGATACTGACAACCAACTTCAAAAAATTATTGAACATACTCATTACAATTTCCCTTATCCAGATTATCAGTGGATAGAAGATAGATTCTGGATTTGGGTGCACTATGCCCTCCTCAAAATTGGACGTGGTGAATTGACCGAAGCTCTTGATTTTATGGGATTTATGCGAATGGTGGTGCTCGGGCCTCTTCTACATATTAAAAATGAAAACCTGCCGAGAGGAGTTCGAAAAGTTGAAACACAAATTACCAAAAATGATTTTGCTGATTTGAAAGCAACGATTCCAAGTTATGACCGAAAATCTTTATTAGAAAGTTTATCAAAAGCCATTGAAATTTATCGAAATTTACGAGTTCAGCTTTTCTCCTCAGAAATACAATTTCAGCAAGAAACTGAACTTAGAGTGATGCAGTATTTCGAAGAAATAAAGCAAATGAACGATCATTAA
- a CDS encoding TonB-dependent receptor translates to MKKTITTFSSILISLFAFSASAQLDSVQKLNEVVISASRIEENIFKAPISVTKISALQLQNSPNIELISSLARYKGIDVNQSSWFVTSLSTRGFNSAKAERLLQLADNVEFMSPTSSLYGGNWMGTPELDIDNIEVIYGANSALYGSGALNGVVLMTSKDPFKNQGLTVSLRGGSRLLFDTQIRYAQVFAKRFAFKLNANFISANEFLGESDAAIKAKTAGGLAGSDAANNAYGSPFGWNKLNYFGDIGSTITDPNFTKYNDGKPYRIYMPGFKESEILTANDGNKFGFGGDFKAGNLRLNPSLHFKINDKTRASYEYRKTFGNGIFQSTSRFAWREMEYDLHKFEVKNDRWFVRAYSVYDYGGKAYELGGVANALQNMRMTNPANGTYPTIAANYFNAWNQIFAAARGNGFLGGMLAGVYTPDGVNGGVPFGFSLPAIQGGQSIENAAKLAFNLTQNLQLKANPVGVSNSVFQAVTQKVANGIGDLNINGATIKGAAFANNARNIDFSAQREFRLKTTNIVLGGAYRKYILKSGGTLLMDGIYSPLNSEQRNQIINWETGAYGQIQQKLFDEKLTLAAAARVDAFKNFDTKFSPRISAVYAAGRHNFRANYATAYRAPAQLDQFIYLDYGSILLIGNTQNGFKGLNSAGTASYEVSKLAPEKMNSWEVGYKALLSKDLQVDLSYYRSLYNGFIGIVRFQGREDGVVPAGDFAKKTGDWAKPVSDRTRGRFIQTWANFDKPVTTQGAFISVDYRVNKQVSVYGNYTWSKISDIQGLIAGFNTPTHKFNIGVNGVLANDLTYAVNYRWNSTYTYFMPFDEGEIKAFGTLDAQLNYQVKPLKTTFRLGGTNLTNANAITVYGSAPISRIVYVGAIFDLKY, encoded by the coding sequence ATGAAAAAAACAATTACAACTTTTAGCAGTATTTTAATTTCACTATTTGCCTTTTCGGCATCTGCTCAACTCGATAGCGTACAAAAACTCAATGAAGTGGTTATTTCTGCTTCCAGAATCGAAGAAAATATCTTCAAAGCCCCTATTTCAGTTACCAAAATTTCGGCTTTACAATTACAAAATTCGCCTAATATCGAATTAATCTCATCTTTGGCCCGCTACAAAGGTATTGATGTCAATCAATCGAGTTGGTTTGTTACGAGCCTAAGTACACGCGGTTTTAATAGTGCTAAGGCCGAGCGTTTGCTGCAATTGGCTGATAATGTGGAGTTTATGTCGCCAACTTCGTCTCTCTATGGAGGTAACTGGATGGGAACTCCCGAATTAGACATAGATAATATCGAAGTTATTTACGGGGCTAATTCTGCATTGTATGGCTCGGGTGCATTGAATGGTGTTGTTTTGATGACTTCAAAAGACCCTTTTAAAAACCAAGGGCTTACGGTCTCGCTTCGTGGAGGTTCTCGCTTATTATTTGATACTCAAATTCGATATGCACAGGTTTTTGCCAAACGTTTTGCTTTTAAACTAAATGCCAATTTTATTTCAGCGAATGAATTTTTGGGTGAATCAGATGCGGCCATTAAGGCCAAAACAGCAGGTGGTTTGGCTGGTTCTGATGCGGCTAACAATGCTTATGGTTCGCCTTTTGGCTGGAATAAACTTAATTATTTTGGTGATATAGGCTCAACAATTACCGACCCTAATTTTACTAAATACAACGATGGAAAGCCTTATAGAATCTATATGCCGGGCTTTAAAGAAAGCGAAATATTAACGGCAAATGATGGTAATAAGTTTGGCTTTGGTGGTGATTTTAAAGCAGGAAATCTTCGTTTGAATCCTTCTTTGCATTTCAAAATTAATGATAAAACTAGGGCTTCTTATGAATACCGTAAGACATTCGGAAATGGTATTTTTCAAAGTACCAGCCGCTTTGCTTGGCGAGAAATGGAATATGATTTGCACAAATTTGAGGTGAAGAATGACCGTTGGTTTGTACGTGCCTATTCGGTTTATGATTATGGTGGAAAAGCCTATGAGTTGGGCGGTGTAGCCAATGCTTTACAGAATATGCGAATGACCAATCCTGCCAATGGAACGTATCCGACCATTGCTGCCAATTATTTTAATGCATGGAATCAGATTTTTGCTGCCGCTCGTGGTAATGGATTCTTAGGTGGTATGCTCGCTGGCGTCTATACACCCGATGGCGTAAATGGAGGTGTGCCTTTTGGCTTTAGTTTACCAGCGATACAAGGTGGACAAAGTATAGAAAATGCGGCAAAATTGGCTTTTAATCTCACCCAAAACCTTCAACTTAAGGCCAATCCTGTTGGAGTATCAAATTCAGTATTTCAGGCGGTCACTCAGAAAGTTGCCAATGGCATTGGAGATTTGAATATCAATGGAGCAACCATAAAAGGAGCAGCTTTTGCCAATAATGCCCGAAATATTGATTTCTCTGCTCAACGCGAATTTCGTCTCAAAACTACCAATATTGTACTCGGAGGGGCTTATCGTAAATATATTCTAAAATCGGGCGGTACTTTATTGATGGATGGCATTTATTCTCCATTAAATTCAGAGCAACGTAACCAGATAATTAACTGGGAAACAGGAGCTTATGGGCAAATTCAACAAAAGTTATTCGATGAAAAGCTAACGCTTGCTGCGGCTGCTCGGGTAGATGCATTTAAGAATTTCGACACAAAGTTTTCTCCACGTATTTCGGCAGTTTACGCAGCGGGCCGACATAATTTTAGAGCAAATTATGCTACTGCGTATCGGGCACCTGCCCAACTTGACCAATTCATTTACTTAGATTATGGTAGTATTTTATTAATCGGGAATACTCAAAATGGATTCAAAGGCCTAAACTCGGCGGGCACGGCTTCTTATGAAGTGTCAAAATTAGCTCCAGAAAAAATGAATTCATGGGAAGTGGGCTATAAAGCATTACTAAGTAAAGATTTACAAGTTGATTTGAGTTATTATCGAAGTTTATATAATGGCTTTATCGGAATTGTACGTTTCCAAGGGCGTGAAGATGGCGTGGTGCCAGCAGGTGATTTTGCCAAGAAAACAGGCGACTGGGCGAAGCCAGTCAGCGACCGTACTCGTGGAAGATTTATCCAAACTTGGGCTAATTTTGATAAGCCTGTCACGACACAGGGTGCATTTATTAGTGTAGATTACCGAGTAAATAAGCAAGTTAGTGTGTATGGAAATTATACATGGTCGAAAATATCAGATATTCAAGGTTTGATAGCTGGTTTTAATACGCCTACGCATAAGTTTAATATTGGGGTTAATGGAGTCTTAGCGAATGACTTAACATATGCCGTAAATTATCGCTGGAATAGTACTTATACTTATTTTATGCCTTTTGATGAGGGAGAAATTAAGGCTTTCGGAACACTTGATGCACAATTAAATTATCAAGTAAAACCATTGAAAACCACCTTTAGATTAGGTGGAACAAACTTGACGAATGCCAATGCCATAACAGTTTATGGTTCTGCACCAATCAGCAGAATTGTTTACGTGGGAGCAATTTTTGATTTGAAATATTGA
- a CDS encoding LytR/AlgR family response regulator transcription factor, with amino-acid sequence MNILLVEKDENNLKLMLQTIAENYAMAQIEHCSTNENLKTLLCSGVAFDLALCEVELVDGLIFEVFQEIHPSFPVVFMSAYDKYWSQAMIFNALDYLRKPIGREEILRVFDKYDALKNHFLKRFSADNVSKNNKSVFQKDRLIAKKGTNYYVIPTQNIAFIYTESRIVFLIDQSGERYTVERSLSDLEVELPSRDFFRVNRKFIVHINAILSFKPSFKGKIALELMHLAKAEVSISQENATQFKKWIEE; translated from the coding sequence ATGAATATTCTTTTAGTAGAAAAAGATGAAAATAATTTAAAGCTAATGTTGCAGACAATAGCCGAAAATTATGCCATGGCACAAATTGAGCATTGTAGCACCAACGAAAACTTAAAGACTTTGCTTTGTTCGGGTGTAGCATTTGATTTAGCATTGTGTGAGGTAGAACTAGTTGATGGGCTTATTTTTGAGGTTTTTCAAGAAATTCATCCGAGTTTCCCAGTTGTTTTTATGTCGGCGTATGATAAGTATTGGTCGCAAGCCATGATTTTTAATGCCCTCGACTACTTGCGAAAACCTATTGGTAGAGAGGAAATTTTGAGAGTATTTGATAAATATGATGCACTGAAAAATCATTTTTTGAAGCGTTTTTCGGCCGATAATGTTTCAAAAAATAACAAAAGTGTTTTTCAAAAAGACCGCCTTATTGCTAAGAAAGGAACCAATTATTATGTAATTCCAACTCAAAATATTGCGTTTATTTACACCGAATCGAGAATTGTATTTTTAATAGACCAATCGGGCGAACGATATACGGTAGAACGAAGTCTGAGCGACCTTGAAGTGGAACTGCCAAGTCGAGATTTTTTTCGTGTAAACCGCAAATTTATTGTGCATATCAATGCCATTCTTAGCTTCAAACCTTCTTTTAAGGGTAAAATTGCTCTTGAACTTATGCACCTTGCAAAAGCTGAAGTAAGTATCAGCCAAGAAAATGCTACACAATTCAAAAAATGGATTGAGGAATAG
- a CDS encoding CotH kinase family protein: protein MNPSKILLMSAAIWLLAACVKNAETITPTSTNPDWTTESHSNDADPDYNVVFPQDKVNTLEIIMTKQTWQEIKTDMISVKGADFGAGGNQGGGPGGVNSTTEPKYVSVTMKFNNKTWNNVGFRLKGNSSLSSIWRSGIYKLPFRMQFDEFEDKYPEIKDQRFYGFKEVSMSPAFKDNSLIREKVTADIFRMAGIPAAQTSFYKVYINFGDGLKYCGVYTMIEAIEDNMLKAQFGEEKGNLYKPESTFQSFSQAQFEKKNNEDTADWSDIQAVITTLNASTRTSNPTQWRENLEKVFNMDHFIKWLAVNSTLVNWDTYGGMAHNHYLYNHSTKKLMWIPWDNNEALTSQTRVQLSLAGVANSWPLINYVANDPIYYVKYKAYVKDFNDNVFTTNKMNELFDKATNLITPYVNGTEKEEKPYSNLTNTASFTAALPVLKQHVVGRNQAVASFLK from the coding sequence ATGAATCCTTCGAAAATCCTATTGATGTCAGCGGCCATTTGGCTTTTAGCTGCCTGTGTGAAAAACGCCGAAACGATTACTCCTACTAGCACCAATCCTGACTGGACAACTGAAAGCCACAGTAATGATGCCGACCCAGACTATAATGTCGTCTTTCCTCAGGATAAAGTAAATACCCTTGAAATAATCATGACCAAACAAACTTGGCAAGAAATTAAAACCGATATGATTTCGGTAAAAGGTGCTGATTTTGGTGCAGGTGGCAATCAAGGTGGTGGCCCCGGCGGTGTAAATAGTACCACAGAGCCTAAGTATGTATCTGTAACAATGAAGTTCAATAATAAAACATGGAATAACGTTGGTTTCAGACTCAAAGGTAATTCAAGTTTATCATCAATTTGGCGTAGTGGTATTTATAAACTCCCTTTTCGAATGCAATTCGATGAGTTTGAAGACAAGTACCCCGAAATTAAAGACCAACGCTTTTATGGTTTCAAAGAAGTTTCGATGTCACCCGCATTCAAGGATAATTCTTTGATTAGAGAAAAAGTAACAGCCGATATTTTCCGAATGGCTGGAATTCCTGCTGCACAAACGTCCTTCTATAAAGTATATATCAATTTTGGCGATGGACTTAAATACTGTGGTGTTTATACCATGATTGAGGCCATTGAAGACAATATGCTCAAAGCTCAATTTGGTGAAGAAAAAGGCAATCTTTATAAGCCAGAATCAACATTTCAGAGTTTTTCACAAGCTCAATTCGAAAAGAAAAATAATGAAGATACAGCCGACTGGAGCGATATACAAGCAGTCATTACCACATTAAACGCTTCTACTCGTACTTCTAACCCTACCCAATGGCGAGAAAACCTAGAAAAGGTCTTTAATATGGACCATTTTATCAAGTGGTTGGCGGTTAATTCTACGCTTGTCAACTGGGATACTTACGGCGGAATGGCACATAATCACTATCTATATAATCATTCAACTAAAAAACTCATGTGGATTCCGTGGGATAACAATGAAGCTCTTACTTCGCAAACTCGTGTGCAGTTATCGCTGGCAGGAGTTGCCAATAGTTGGCCACTGATTAATTATGTAGCCAACGACCCTATCTATTATGTCAAATACAAGGCCTATGTAAAAGATTTTAACGATAACGTTTTCACTACAAATAAAATGAACGAACTTTTCGATAAAGCCACTAATTTGATTACGCCTTATGTAAATGGCACAGAAAAAGAAGAAAAGCCATATTCAAATCTTACCAATACTGCCAGTTTCACAGCGGCTTTACCAGTTTTAAAACAACACGTAGTTGGTAGAAATCAGGCCGTTGCCAGCTTCTTGAAATAA
- a CDS encoding polyphosphate polymerase domain-containing protein: MTTTVFFEKIKKEVQLFDPIALTEMEKVKLMDRVDVKYLIPLNLLPTILADARQHYRLLEINQERICPYQTLYYDTKDLTLYHQHQVGKQNRYKVRSRNYVGSNLQFFEVKLKNNRGRTIKKRIKINGINESYLSDDSSAFLGRISPLNPENLQGIMWVNYSRLTLVSKHTTERLTIDLQLTFKNNSKEVQFAQIAIAEIKQERMGASPILDILKKHHLKSGSISKYCFGIISLFENIKKNNFKKHLRRISKTLLQYESFTANAIA; this comes from the coding sequence ATGACAACAACTGTTTTTTTCGAAAAAATAAAAAAGGAAGTCCAATTATTTGACCCCATTGCTTTAACAGAAATGGAAAAGGTCAAGCTAATGGATAGAGTTGATGTAAAATATCTTATTCCACTCAATTTATTGCCAACTATTCTGGCTGATGCCAGACAACATTACCGACTTTTAGAGATTAATCAAGAACGTATTTGCCCTTATCAAACGCTCTATTATGATACAAAAGATTTAACGCTATACCATCAACATCAAGTAGGGAAGCAAAATCGTTATAAAGTTCGTTCAAGAAACTATGTGGGTTCTAATTTGCAGTTTTTTGAGGTGAAACTGAAAAATAATCGCGGTCGAACCATCAAAAAAAGAATTAAAATCAATGGAATTAACGAAAGTTACTTATCCGATGATAGTTCGGCATTTCTTGGTAGAATTAGTCCACTTAACCCCGAAAATCTCCAAGGAATTATGTGGGTAAATTATAGTCGACTAACACTAGTGAGCAAACATACAACCGAACGCCTTACGATTGATTTACAACTAACATTTAAGAACAATTCTAAAGAAGTACAATTCGCTCAAATTGCCATCGCTGAAATCAAGCAAGAACGCATGGGAGCATCACCAATTCTTGATATTCTGAAAAAACATCATTTAAAATCAGGTTCAATTAGTAAATACTGTTTCGGTATCATTAGCCTCTTTGAAAACATCAAGAAAAATAATTTCAAAAAACACCTAAGAAGAATTTCAAAAACCTTACTCCAATATGAATCTTTTACAGCAAACGCTATCGCCTGA
- a CDS encoding DUF4956 domain-containing protein, with amino-acid sequence MNLLQQTLSPDTLQSVQTASFELFEKLSNKFFVRLFIDLLSVFVLIRLIFYRNYKKADQYLTFFAFNLVIFLITYLLNKVEMSMGAAFGLFAVFSMLRYRTESISPKDMTYLFLVIAIGLLSAISKGGWDELTLLNGIILLATFLLESNWLIKKEFTKSLIYDNINLITPERRSDLLEDLKKRTGLNIHRVEIQEIDFLKDATRMTIYYFD; translated from the coding sequence ATGAATCTTTTACAGCAAACGCTATCGCCTGATACTTTACAATCTGTTCAAACAGCTTCTTTTGAATTGTTCGAGAAACTTTCCAATAAGTTCTTTGTGAGGCTATTCATCGACCTCTTGTCAGTATTTGTACTTATTAGACTTATTTTTTATCGTAACTACAAAAAAGCCGATCAATATCTAACGTTTTTTGCCTTCAACTTGGTTATTTTCTTAATAACTTATTTGCTTAATAAAGTTGAAATGTCAATGGGTGCCGCTTTTGGTTTATTTGCCGTATTTTCAATGCTACGTTACCGCACCGAAAGTATCTCGCCCAAAGATATGACCTACCTTTTCTTGGTCATTGCTATAGGTCTGCTATCAGCCATCAGTAAAGGCGGTTGGGACGAACTTACTTTACTCAATGGTATAATTCTATTGGCTACTTTTCTCTTAGAAAGTAATTGGTTAATAAAGAAGGAATTTACTAAATCATTAATTTATGATAATATCAACCTTATTACACCAGAAAGACGCTCCGATTTATTAGAAGATTTGAAAAAACGCACAGGCTTGAATATACATCGTGTAGAAATTCAAGAAATTGACTTCCTGAAAGATGCTACTAGAATGACTATTTACTATTTCGATTAA
- a CDS encoding DUF2490 domain-containing protein, whose translation MTKYLKIFTLLLISLGTYAQKSEVDFQTRPAISLDIDFKKGWSLGTEYRAKFNENSSNYRGSYFYFEGDKKINKYLSVGAAYRFGIINGENFHRFAGNIEGKYKVKRITFSLRETYQTQKQTFIGDDEGTAEKYWRTRLGLKYAVSKKLDFSISTETFMHDNEGVFETDFWRNRAGITYEYLKNKSLNLYYIWQPDVNKKYPDTKNIVGINFIFGIKAK comes from the coding sequence ATGACAAAATATCTTAAAATATTTACTCTATTATTAATTTCGCTTGGTACTTATGCCCAAAAATCGGAAGTAGATTTTCAGACTCGCCCTGCTATTTCACTCGACATTGATTTCAAGAAAGGTTGGAGTTTAGGAACTGAATACAGGGCTAAATTTAATGAAAATTCAAGCAATTATCGAGGTTCATACTTTTACTTTGAAGGCGATAAAAAAATCAACAAATACCTTTCGGTAGGAGCAGCCTATCGTTTTGGTATTATAAATGGTGAAAATTTTCACCGTTTTGCGGGTAATATCGAAGGAAAATATAAAGTAAAAAGAATTACTTTCTCACTACGTGAAACCTATCAAACGCAAAAACAAACTTTCATTGGCGATGATGAAGGTACGGCCGAAAAATATTGGCGTACAAGATTAGGTCTAAAATATGCAGTAAGCAAAAAGTTAGATTTTAGTATTTCTACCGAAACATTCATGCATGATAATGAAGGAGTTTTTGAAACTGATTTTTGGAGAAATCGTGCAGGAATAACTTACGAATACCTGAAGAATAAAAGCTTAAATCTCTATTACATTTGGCAGCCTGATGTAAATAAAAAATATCCCGACACTAAAAATATCGTAGGAATCAATTTCATTTTTGGCATCAAAGCCAAGTAA
- a CDS encoding DUF2490 domain-containing protein, with product MFTRKVILTTLLLGLSLTVFAQKSVTDFQTWYDAAVKLNLKKGWKLSSRFRVRLNENSSNYRGSYLFLEGEKRVNKYIRVLANYRLAWVEGNQYHRFLIGTNAQFKTNGFTFFTRPMIQYQKEYFINDESSNNDSESFLRLRSGLRYKINKHWETYAYAEPFFKIKSGKPLSTSFWQNSVGLTYEYNKNKYATIYYIWQPEVNKKYPDTNQILGLSLEFEIKP from the coding sequence ATGTTTACTCGAAAAGTAATACTTACTACTCTTTTGTTGGGGTTATCTTTAACGGTTTTTGCTCAAAAATCTGTCACTGATTTCCAGACTTGGTATGATGCTGCTGTTAAATTAAATTTAAAAAAGGGTTGGAAACTTTCGAGCCGCTTTCGAGTTCGACTCAATGAAAATTCAAGCAATTATCGTGGTTCTTACTTATTTTTAGAAGGAGAAAAAAGAGTTAATAAATATATAAGAGTTTTAGCTAATTACCGTTTGGCTTGGGTAGAAGGCAATCAATACCACCGATTTTTGATTGGTACTAATGCTCAATTTAAAACTAATGGCTTTACTTTTTTCACTCGACCGATGATACAATATCAGAAAGAATATTTTATCAACGACGAAAGCTCTAATAATGATAGTGAAAGTTTTCTACGCCTTCGCTCTGGCCTTAGATATAAAATCAATAAACATTGGGAAACGTACGCCTACGCTGAGCCTTTTTTTAAAATCAAATCTGGAAAGCCCCTTTCTACTTCTTTTTGGCAAAACTCCGTCGGCCTCACTTATGAATACAACAAAAATAAGTATGCTACAATCTATTACATTTGGCAACCCGAAGTAAATAAAAAATATCCCGATACCAACCAAATTCTTGGTTTAAGTTTAGAGTTTGAAATTAAGCCTTGA